Proteins from a genomic interval of Oncorhynchus clarkii lewisi isolate Uvic-CL-2024 chromosome 13, UVic_Ocla_1.0, whole genome shotgun sequence:
- the LOC139423709 gene encoding phosphoribosyl pyrophosphate synthase-associated protein 2-like: protein MELANRIAERLGVELGKTEVYQDSNGETCIQIQESVRGKDVYIIQTISPDVNRCLMELCVMAYGCVTACARSVCGVLPYLPYSKQCKMRKRGSIVCKLIASLMCRAGLTHLITVDLHQKEIQGFFNIPVDNLRASPFLLQYIQEEIPDYHNAVIVAKSPSSAKRAQSLAERLRVSIAVIHGDAETDLLDGRHSPPTVRTTGGLPELPFCIPKEKHPITVVGDVAGRIAIIVDDIIDDAVGFVAAAEMLRERGAGPIIAMATHAILSADAPRILQESAISQVVVTNTIPHSSQKLQCCKIKTVDVSLILSEAVRRIHCGESMSCLFHNIGADD from the exons ATGGAGCTGGCCAATAGGATCGCAGA GAGACTGGGAGTAGAGCTGGGCAAGACTGAAGTCTACCAGGATTCTAatggag AAACGTGTATCCAGATCCAGGAGTCGGTCAGAGGGAAAGACGTCTACATCATCCAGACCATCTCACC ggatgTGAACCGGTGCCTGATGGAGCTGTGTGTGATGGCGTATGGGTGTGTGACGGCGTGTGCGAGGAGTGTGTGTGGCGTGCTGCCGTACCTACCCTACAGTAAACAGTGTAAGATGAGGAAACGGGGATCCATCGTCTGCAAGCTGATCGCCTCTCTGATGTGCAGGGCAG gtcttACCCATCTCATCACTGTGGATCTTCATCAGAAGGAGATTCAGGGCTTCTTCAACATCCCAGTAGACAACCTGAGAGCTTCTCCCTTCCTACTGCagtacatacaggaggag ATTCCAGACTACCATAATGCCGTTATCGTGGCCAAATCACCATCCTCCGCTAAGAG GGCCCAGTCCCTCGCCGAGAGGTTGCGTGTGTCTATTGCTGTGATCCACGGAGATGCAGAGACGGACCTGCTGGACGGACGGCACTCTCCTCCGACAGTCAGAACCACCGGAGGTCTACCTGAACTACCCT tctgtatcCCTAAGGAGAAGCATCCTATCACAGTCGTAGGAGATGTGGCCGGACGCATCGCCATCATCGTG gatgaCATCATCGATGATGCGGTGGGTTTTGTGGCGGCAGCGGAGATGCTAAGGGAGAGGGGGGCGGGGCCGATCATCGCCATGGCAACACACGCCATCCTGTCTGCGGACGCTCCCAGAATCCTCCAGGAGTCAGCCATTAGTCAG gTGGTGGTAACCAACACGATTCCCCACTCGTCCCAGAAGCTCCAGTGTTGTAAGATAAAGACGGTTGATGTTTCTCTGATCCTGTCTGAAGCTGTACGGAGGATCCACTGTGGAGAGTCAATGTCTTGTCTGTTCCACAACATAGGAGCTGACGACtga